Proteins from a single region of Williamwhitmania taraxaci:
- a CDS encoding SPOR domain-containing protein, with amino-acid sequence MIKSIMLLFNMLGFFLLNILFSGSVGLNMVAPKEVNAGKEFEVEVTLDKGDISSFARFQQDLPAGLSAQAVETSNGEFSFRDQKVRFVWLRLPVESTITIKYKVRVNDRLTGSFKLGGKFSYIEDNERKEVAVIDQQLAIITNPAMDPTLLVDINEFQQMATSKLMAYGAGSVKAIRQDPYLEGNSNDYLVNVLVSKGATDKFAKIEEVVPEGFRAEVVDAKDGIFTFKDQKVKFLWMNLPAEQTFVVTYRLIPEDGIGPKDMALKGTFSFIQNETTQVIDIVQKGTDLKKLDSQQLEGLVKSTLVSTEGQDAFSSYTPDAAGGIDIPVKYVGADKMADMEKQRNGTVGPTNASTLSYTLEPEKGVYYRVQIAAGHKLVNIKQYFKKFKLQEEVRTEQHEGWYKYSVGSFYVYKDARDHRSQLWTSTPIDDAFVAAYNNGRRITVQEALMITNHKWYK; translated from the coding sequence ATGATAAAATCTATTATGCTTCTTTTCAACATGTTAGGATTCTTCCTGCTGAATATACTATTCTCAGGGAGTGTCGGTTTGAACATGGTTGCCCCCAAAGAAGTTAATGCGGGCAAAGAGTTTGAGGTCGAAGTCACTCTCGACAAGGGCGATATCAGCAGTTTTGCTCGATTTCAGCAAGATCTTCCTGCTGGCCTTTCTGCTCAGGCCGTAGAAACCTCTAATGGTGAATTTTCCTTCCGCGATCAAAAGGTTCGTTTCGTTTGGTTGCGGTTACCTGTTGAATCTACCATTACCATTAAGTATAAAGTTAGGGTAAACGATAGGCTCACAGGGAGCTTTAAGCTAGGTGGTAAATTCTCATACATTGAAGATAATGAGCGTAAAGAGGTGGCGGTAATCGATCAGCAGTTGGCGATTATTACTAATCCCGCAATGGATCCAACCTTGCTTGTCGATATCAATGAGTTTCAACAAATGGCTACCTCTAAGCTTATGGCATATGGTGCTGGTAGCGTAAAGGCTATACGCCAAGACCCATATCTCGAAGGAAATAGTAACGATTACTTGGTGAATGTGCTCGTTTCCAAGGGTGCTACCGATAAGTTCGCCAAAATTGAGGAAGTTGTGCCCGAAGGTTTTAGGGCCGAAGTGGTAGATGCAAAGGATGGCATCTTTACCTTCAAGGATCAGAAAGTGAAATTTCTGTGGATGAACCTTCCTGCCGAACAAACCTTTGTGGTTACCTATCGACTTATTCCAGAGGATGGGATTGGTCCTAAAGATATGGCCCTAAAGGGAACATTCTCCTTTATTCAGAATGAAACAACGCAGGTTATAGATATCGTTCAAAAGGGCACAGACCTTAAGAAACTTGACTCGCAGCAGTTAGAAGGTTTAGTTAAATCCACTCTGGTTTCCACCGAAGGCCAAGATGCCTTTAGCAGTTATACTCCCGATGCAGCAGGAGGTATTGATATTCCTGTGAAATATGTGGGTGCCGATAAGATGGCTGACATGGAGAAGCAACGCAACGGAACCGTTGGTCCAACTAATGCTTCTACTCTTTCCTATACTCTCGAACCAGAGAAGGGCGTTTACTATCGGGTGCAGATTGCCGCCGGACATAAACTCGTAAACATCAAACAATATTTTAAAAAGTTCAAACTTCAAGAGGAGGTTAGAACCGAGCAGCACGAAGGCTGGTATAAGTATTCGGTAGGTTCCTTCTACGTTTATAAGGATGCCCGCGATCACCGTAGCCAACTTTGGACATCAACGCCTATTGATGATGCCTTTGTTGCCGCCTATAATAACGGTAGGCGCATAACTGTTCAAGAAGCCCTGATGATAACCAACCATAAATGGTATAAGTAA